TATAGGCGGTTACCCTTGCACTCTAAAGCAACACAAATCAGTAGCAACAACAATTCTTCTTTACACCCTTTGAGATCATTAATTAgtttgaagcaaaagaaaacaaTGGGATTTCGCTTACCTGCTATTAGAAGGGCATCATCTGCTGTAACCCAAGCAGCCTCCGTCCCAAAAGGCTATCTTGCAGTCTATGTTGGAGAGAAAATGAAGCGGTTTGTGATTCCTATTTCCTATTTGAGTCAACCTTCATTTCAGGAGTTACTAATCCAAGCAGAAGAAGAATTCGGATATGGTCATCCAATGGGTGGCCTCACTATTCcttgcaaggagaatgctttcATGGATCTCACGTCTCACTTGAATGGACTATAGTATAGTCGAAGGAAAACAAGACTGACTTAGATTAATTGAGAGACAAATTTGTACAGCAGCAGGCActtagactttttcttttttacttccGTTTTATTGGCAGATACTGACTACCATCTCATTGAAATGTCAAGGATGTAATATCAGAAACTTTTCCCCCTAGTTCAATGAATTTAAACACCTTATCCCTAAGGACTTGTATACTCAATTTCTTTGCATATGAACTTCACTTTTGAATGCATCCATGTGAACATGAATGCATCTAAATAATGCTTTACTGCTGGCAAATGAATCTCCTGCTTATGATGAACTGCTTTACTTCTCTAGATAGTAAATGCAGTCACAAATTTTAGTCATTGATTTTAGCCATCTAGAAGATATAAGACTAAATTATTTCTCTAGGTAGTAGTTATTAGGTACTAGCAAAAGAACTATCATTGTTGAAATTGATACAGATCCTTCTCTACATCTTCAGTTTTGCTATTCCAGTGAGCTAGCTAATTTGTTGAAACAAATCCATAACTCTTGATTACTTAAAGCTAATTGAGTGAATCTATAAGTTATTCAACCAATCTCTTCTGATATTTCCTTTGTATTAGTTTCTTCTATGCTAAAGGTTGTTGGATTTTATGTCTCTATAGTCTTCACAGTTTATACTATTACCACATATTCATACTGTACTCTCTCCCAGATCAGAAGCTCACCAACTTTGATTGTTTCACTTGAATTTGACATCCCTCTGAAGCTTgtcttctctaattttttaCAATGATGTACACCTTTCTGATATATATAACTGTAACTAGTATATTTGAAACCACTGCATAttgtacttttaatttttatttgtatgaaAGAAATAGATTTGCTCATTTGTAGGGCCATGTTTTAATGGATTCCAATTTCATATAATATTAGTTAGATAGTCGTTGAATCTACGTGGATTACAAATTTGCAATtatcttttattgttctttaaaAGTTCTGGGCAATCTGaacatgtttaattttattatgatgTTGTTGCATATATTAGAGATCATTCATATCAGACAAAAGCAAACAAATTTTGACAATGTCATGCTGTAACTTTCTCATTCAACATTTTTACACTTTCAAATGAATGATACAAGGAAGAGACCAAAATGGACAAtgtttataataaaagaaagagCCTTCTGTACAAAATTTGTCTCAGCTAAGCTATGTCAGTTTCTATTAGCACAATTTACTGCCCAACCATTTGAGAAGTGAGGTTTAGGAATTCATCCTCATTGCATGGAATTTTGAGACCACCAGTTGGATGTTCGTATCCAAATTCTTCTTCTGCTTGGTTTAGTAATTCTTGAAATGAAGATTGGTTCAAGTAACAGACAGGAATCACAAACCGCCTCCTCTTATCTCCCACATAGACTGCAAGATAGCCTTTTGGAACATTAGTCCCTTTTGATGCAGAAAGTGATGCCTTTCTAATACCTGGAATGCGGAAAGCCATTGTTCCTGAGGGATTTGTATGAGATAAAAATGTAAGTTCTTGATACTTGAGGAGATGCAACTGATTTGTGTTGGTTGAGAACACAAGAAGAAGTGTATATATAGTTGCCATCCTGAAGAAATTATTCAGATGAAGCAGTAAAATGGGGTCTACATAGTGACAAGGGTTAGCAAGGGATCACATGGTATTGTCTTGGAGGTCTCTTTCATAAGATTAGGACCAAAGAAGTTAAGTGAGAGTACATATCCCACCTTCTGAGGTAATTGCTAAGTGGCTAATATATGATATCCACTTGAAATATAATGAAAATCTACACAAATTCATAGGTGAAGTATGCTTCTTCAAGCATTGTAGTTGTACTTAAGGTACTCCATGAGACATGCTTTAGACatctcacaagcttcttcaaatTGACATACAACTGATAATGAAATCTGTTGATATGAGGCCAGATGAGAACTAATATGAACCTCAACTCTTCAAGTACACCAGATTATAAACAACACAACCATGAAATTTGCAAAACATTGCAATCTGTTGGCCTACCCTCTACAAGGTGGACCTTGAATAATGTAGTTTAACAAGCTGATACTGTGATACATATGAAAGTCCGCCGAGACAATACCATGTGAACTCTTACATGCCCTTGTCTCCTAACTGGTCCTATCTGATGCCCTTCCTCCACCAACCATTCTAATATCGGTGTGTTTAACATATCCttttatctatatatatgttcatGGTTGCAGTCATTCACATCCCAAGGCAAAAGAAAAACTCAAAAGATTGCATCTTATTCACAAGTCATATCTAAGACTAATATTTCATCAACACATACATACAACAATGGGTTTTCTTTTGGCTGGTATCAGAAGAAAGACATCATTTACTGCAAACCAAGCAACTTCCAAAGTTGTGGAAGTCCCGAAAGGCTATCTTGCCATGTATGTTGGCGAGAAGATGAAGCGATTTGTGGTTCCCATTTCTTATTTGAATCAACCTTTATTTCAAGAATTACTAAGCCAAGCAGAAGAAGAATTTGGATATGATCATCCAATGGGTGGTCTCACTATTCCATGCAGTGAGGATACTTTCTTGGACCTCACATCTCGCTTAAACTGACTTAGCACAAGTCCTGCCGAAGGAGACTGACAGATTAATTCAGAGTGAAACTTTTCCTTTTCTGTAACAAGAATTGAGAGACAATTTTGTGTAGCAGGAACTATAGTATACGTTTTTTTTGTAGCATAACATCATCTCATTGAGATGGCAAGGATGTAAATATCAGAATTTTTCCTCCCAATTTCAATGAATTTATAGACTTCATCTCAAAAGATTTATAGATTTAAGTGCTTTGCATATGCTCTTCACTCGTGCATTTGTTCCGTTTCTGCTTCTGTTGTATAAAAAAGTTTGCATTAACCTTATGAAATGCTGCAAATTTGCTTCCAAAAGCCCTTTCCAACACACATAAGCACATCACAAGTTGGCCTTGAATCTGTAAATTGCTTCATGACATGAAGGACTGAATCATTAACTGATTTTCAGTCATATGGCTAAGTTAAATATATTGGATCCaagtttatattattaaatgttcccctcattattattattattattcttttgggtTGTGAGTTCTGAAATTGAGAGCCATCCATCTAAAATTTGCTGCAATTGATCTTATGATGAAATGTTCTATTCCTCTAAATAGTGTCGTTGCCGAAATCCAAATAGATAGATATTTCTATGCAGCAACTTCTGTTTTGCTTTTTCATCCAGCTAACTAAAATTGTTCAAATAAATCAAATGACTCTTGAAGCATGAATTTAAGCAGGCATTAGGTACATCCTTTTTCAATAACAAGGAAGTGCCGCTTCCTTTTCATGTTTGTAACAGATGGAACTTTATTTGGACTCTTCCTCATCTTTTAATATAAGAAATATATTAGTCCTTCACATATTTGCTATAGAGTTTTAACAAATTGTAAAAGAAACTTTATTCTGATATTGCCACATATATTAGAAGTTATTCAGGTTGAACAAAAAGCTGCAATAAGCCAATAACTTTCTCATTCATAGAACATTTTTACACTTTCAAAGGAATGATACAAGGAAGACACCAAAATTGACAATcttcaaaataaagaaaaagccttCTTTGCAAAATTTTGTCTCATCTAATCTATGTCAGTCTCTATTAGCACAATTTACTGTCCACTTAATTCAGAAGTGCGGTTTTGGAACTCATCCTCACTACATGGAATTGTCAAACCACCAGTTGGATGATCATATCCGAATTCCTCTTCGGCCTGGCACAGTAATTCTTGAAATGAAGGCTGATTCAAGTATGATACCGGAATCACAAACCGCTTCATCTTATCTCCTACATAGACTGCAAGATAGCCTTTTGGAACATTAGTTCCCTTGGATGCAGAAAAAGACGTGGCCCGTCTAATACCTGGAATGCGGAAAGCCATCGTTTCTTGTTGctcaaaagaaaaagtaatatattGTTGTTGAAGGATTTGTATCAGAGAAATATGTGAGCTTTGATACTTGTGGAGATGCAAATGAGTTGTGTTGGTTGAGAACACAAGAACTGGTGTATATATAGATGCTATCCTGAAGAAATAATTCAGATAAAGCTGTAAAATAGGGTCTACATTGTGAAATGATCACAAGTGATCACATGGTATTGTCTTGGAGTTCATACATCATATTCTGACATAATTGCCAAGAAACTACACATATCAAATCAAAGACATCAAAATTAAAGCAATGTAGTTGTACTAAAGATACTGAATTAGACATGCTTTGGACATCTCACATGTTTCTTCAGATTTTGAATTGCTATTGACAATGAAATCAGTAAACCTTGTCCACAACCTGATTTATATCTCTGAAACAAAGTGTTCTGAGGCCAGAAGAGAACCAAAATTGGACACATGATAATGATCTGATATGAACCTCATTTTTAAGTACACCAGATTGTTAACATAACCCTTGGAATTTGCAAAACCATAGGGAACATGATCGAATCAAACTTGCTGTTGTATACATAAATGGACCTTGGATTATCTAAGACAACACCATGTGATCTCTTTTATGACCTTGTCTCCTAATAAGTCCCATGGCTACCATCTCTTACGCTTTCTCCACCAATTGGTCAAGTGGCATTATGTTTATAGCATatccttttatttatatatatgttcatGGTTGCAAGCATTTAGCAGCAGCACAAGTCATTGACATCCCATAGGACAAGAAACTCAAAAACTTACATCTTATTTTCATTTCTTAGACTAGTATTTCTTCAACAGATATAAAA
The genomic region above belongs to Arachis duranensis cultivar V14167 chromosome 3, aradu.V14167.gnm2.J7QH, whole genome shotgun sequence and contains:
- the LOC107476609 gene encoding auxin-induced protein X10A-like, whose amino-acid sequence is MGFRLPAIRRASSAVTQAASVPKGYLAVYVGEKMKRFVIPISYLSQPSFQELLIQAEEEFGYGHPMGGLTIPCKEIIFHQHIHTTMGFLLAGIRRKTSFTANQATSKVVEVPKGYLAMYVGEKMKRFVVPISYLNQPLFQELLSQAEEEFGYDHPMGGLTIPCSEDTFLDLTSRLN